One genomic window of Bacillus mycoides includes the following:
- a CDS encoding saccharopine dehydrogenase family protein codes for MKVFCLGGAGKICREAILDLVQFSSFETITVADFNEEEGRKVVEWLNDPRVDFVKVDVTNHEDTVAKMKGYDIVMDGTTIKLNGLSTRCIADAGCHGVNLNGFGEENKSHSIFVQNGKACLPGFGMTPGVTQMMAMYAANQLDTVESVRVSHGSYRPIAFSASITETTTYEYDPHLPSRTVYEDGEFKQVPPFARPREIALPAPYGKTMQYIIPHSETITLAKALEDKGVGLIETRGTWPEQNMQLVRALYDYGILRNDQIEINGKEIGIMDCISKYLLQSKEGQATELYGYALHVEVVGMKNNQKQRHVLYHTHPLSDGSVVGWEKLRAYTRNVGIPFGVATELIAKGVVNKVGVITPEEAFENPQIIFDELEKRGIYIHEEISTYKENYNFV; via the coding sequence GTGAAAGTATTTTGCTTAGGTGGAGCAGGTAAAATTTGTCGTGAAGCAATTTTAGATTTAGTTCAATTTTCATCTTTTGAGACGATTACGGTAGCCGATTTTAATGAAGAGGAAGGCCGAAAAGTAGTAGAGTGGTTAAATGATCCTCGTGTTGATTTTGTAAAAGTCGATGTGACAAATCATGAGGATACGGTCGCAAAAATGAAGGGCTATGACATTGTAATGGATGGCACGACGATAAAGTTAAATGGCTTGTCTACTCGCTGTATTGCAGATGCCGGCTGTCACGGTGTGAACTTGAATGGATTTGGTGAAGAAAATAAATCCCATTCTATATTTGTTCAAAACGGAAAAGCATGTTTACCTGGGTTTGGTATGACGCCAGGTGTAACGCAAATGATGGCTATGTATGCAGCAAATCAGCTAGATACTGTAGAGTCAGTTAGAGTAAGTCATGGCTCATATCGTCCAATTGCTTTTTCTGCATCAATTACAGAAACAACGACATATGAATATGATCCACATTTACCGTCGCGTACAGTGTATGAAGATGGTGAATTTAAGCAAGTACCTCCGTTTGCGCGCCCGAGAGAAATTGCATTACCAGCGCCTTACGGAAAAACAATGCAGTATATCATCCCGCACTCAGAAACGATTACGTTAGCGAAGGCACTGGAGGATAAAGGTGTTGGGCTGATAGAAACGAGAGGTACTTGGCCAGAGCAAAATATGCAGCTCGTTCGTGCTTTATATGATTATGGTATATTGCGTAATGATCAAATTGAAATAAACGGTAAAGAAATTGGTATTATGGATTGTATTTCGAAGTATCTATTACAATCGAAAGAAGGGCAAGCAACAGAGCTTTATGGTTATGCACTTCATGTAGAAGTAGTAGGTATGAAAAATAATCAAAAACAGCGACATGTATTATACCATACACATCCGCTATCTGACGGTTCTGTAGTAGGTTGGGAGAAATTAAGAGCCTATACAAGAAATGTTGGTATCCCATTTGGAGTTGCTACAGAGTTAATTGCAAAAGGAGTAGTTAATAAAGTCGGTGTTATTACTCCTGAAGAAGCTTTTGAAAATCCACAAATTATTTTTGATGAATTGGAAAAGCGTGGTATTTATATTCATGAAGAAATTTCTACTTACAAAGAAAATTATAACTTTGTATAA
- the cbpA gene encoding cyclic di-AMP binding protein CbpA → MRVKYHFLPKQQVTFCKTNDSGEKALQIMNETGFRAIPVLAENEKEFTGIIYKVDLLEKKCNSRLEDVSTEDVLENPNSFIFEKDSFFRAFYVIRRLPFLAVLNEYNEFVGILTHSNVFDVIEDSFGMRTGGYILTIATQDCKGTIKELGTLLKAYNIGGLFTLDNGDQYIRRVIVNISDELNEKKLKQLIEKIEKKGFRVSHVDYI, encoded by the coding sequence TTGCGAGTTAAATATCATTTTCTGCCAAAACAGCAGGTGACATTTTGCAAAACGAATGATTCTGGTGAAAAGGCGTTACAAATTATGAATGAAACGGGATTTCGCGCAATCCCTGTATTAGCAGAAAATGAGAAGGAATTCACGGGGATTATTTATAAAGTAGATCTGTTAGAAAAGAAGTGTAATAGCAGATTAGAGGATGTAAGTACAGAAGATGTACTGGAAAATCCAAATTCGTTTATTTTTGAAAAGGATTCTTTTTTTAGAGCTTTTTACGTTATCCGTCGTCTCCCGTTTTTAGCGGTTTTAAATGAGTATAATGAATTTGTCGGCATTTTAACACACTCTAATGTATTTGATGTTATTGAGGATTCGTTCGGTATGCGGACGGGTGGTTATATATTAACAATTGCAACACAAGATTGTAAGGGAACAATTAAAGAGCTTGGGACATTATTAAAAGCATATAATATCGGTGGACTGTTTACGCTTGATAACGGTGATCAATATATTCGCCGTGTTATCGTAAATATATCGGATGAGTTAAATGAAAAAAAATTAAAGCAATTAATTGAAAAGATAGAGAAAAAGGGATTTAGGGTGAGTCATGTAGATTATATTTAA
- a CDS encoding DeoR/GlpR family DNA-binding transcription regulator, which yields MSVVGEERKRTILEKVEFKGKVKVSELAREFAVSTETIRRYLEELDREKKLKKVYGGAVQLPGAGIEAPMLEREMLHIEEKKRIGYKAATFVEDGDVIAIDDGSTPLQMVPYLVHRKNLTIVTSSFPVATQLISSINKKMFHGEVLFIGGKVSPKHSRVSGSISQQVIHQFHFHKAFVSIDGLLPSFGVSSFELEKAKLSEAMIKLSEKTYILCDHTKIGVKGNYRISGFSRIQHVICDKKMPYSFEEEVKKHNIQWTVC from the coding sequence ATGTCTGTAGTAGGTGAAGAGAGAAAGAGGACAATTCTTGAGAAGGTAGAGTTTAAAGGGAAAGTAAAAGTTTCAGAATTAGCGAGAGAGTTCGCAGTATCAACAGAGACGATTCGTCGGTATTTAGAAGAATTAGATCGTGAAAAAAAATTGAAGAAAGTGTATGGTGGAGCTGTTCAACTTCCGGGAGCTGGGATAGAGGCACCGATGTTAGAACGAGAGATGCTGCATATAGAAGAGAAGAAAAGAATTGGGTATAAAGCAGCAACGTTTGTGGAAGATGGGGATGTTATTGCGATTGATGATGGAAGTACACCACTTCAAATGGTGCCATATCTTGTTCATCGTAAAAATTTAACGATTGTTACGAGCTCTTTTCCAGTAGCGACACAATTAATATCTTCTATTAATAAAAAGATGTTTCACGGTGAAGTTTTATTTATAGGCGGGAAAGTATCTCCAAAACATTCACGTGTGTCGGGTTCTATTTCGCAGCAAGTGATTCATCAATTCCATTTTCATAAAGCATTCGTTTCGATTGATGGATTGTTACCTAGCTTTGGGGTTTCCAGCTTTGAATTAGAAAAAGCGAAACTGTCAGAAGCGATGATTAAATTATCGGAGAAAACGTATATTTTATGCGATCATACAAAGATAGGCGTAAAAGGGAACTACCGAATATCAGGATTTTCTCGTATTCAACATGTTATTTGTGATAAGAAAATGCCATATAGTTTTGAAGAAGAAGTTAAAAAGCATAATATTCAATGGACAGTTTGCTAG
- a CDS encoding divergent polysaccharide deacetylase family protein gives MRKYTITFLVFTLFIPFFLFPIQANAHTNKVAIVIDDFGNNMKGTDKMLSLPIPLTVAVMPFLPSTKQDAIAAHKKGHEVIIHMPMEPIRGKKEWLGPKAITTDLSDEEINNRLEQAIQEIPHAIGMNNHMGSKVTADERIVRLILSACKKHGLFYLDSKTNPNSVVPKIGKELGVPIIENQLFFDDVYTVSHISKQAQLLIKKIQDKPIMVAIGHVGAPGEITSRVIETSIPKIREHADFIFLSDLALSPPSVSK, from the coding sequence ATGCGTAAATATACTATTACATTTCTCGTCTTCACCTTGTTCATACCCTTCTTCCTATTTCCTATTCAAGCAAATGCTCATACGAATAAGGTTGCTATTGTCATCGATGATTTCGGCAATAATATGAAAGGCACAGATAAGATGTTATCACTTCCTATTCCACTCACTGTTGCTGTTATGCCATTTCTTCCTTCTACTAAACAAGATGCAATAGCTGCCCATAAAAAAGGGCATGAAGTTATTATACATATGCCAATGGAACCAATTAGAGGAAAAAAAGAGTGGCTTGGACCAAAAGCGATTACAACAGATTTAAGCGATGAAGAAATAAACAACCGACTCGAACAAGCAATTCAAGAAATACCTCATGCAATAGGTATGAACAATCATATGGGATCAAAAGTAACCGCTGATGAAAGGATTGTACGTCTTATACTTTCTGCCTGTAAAAAACACGGTTTATTTTATTTAGATAGTAAAACAAACCCTAATAGTGTTGTCCCAAAAATCGGGAAAGAATTAGGCGTGCCTATTATTGAAAACCAATTATTTTTTGATGATGTATATACGGTAAGTCACATTTCAAAACAAGCACAATTACTCATAAAAAAAATCCAAGACAAACCCATTATGGTAGCTATCGGACACGTTGGGGCTCCAGGTGAAATTACATCACGTGTTATAGAAACTTCTATTCCTAAAATTCGTGAGCATGCAGACTTTATTTTTTTATCTGATTTAGCATTGTCTCCACCTTCTGTTTCAAAATAA
- a CDS encoding putative 2-aminoethylphosphonate ABC transporter permease subunit yields MEMLENFKVESTKKKIKRRIGKEEWIQRLLIIGMLLSFFIMLVLPLLQLFTQAFYDKDGAFVGVANFSKYFTTPTLVQSLQNTVWISGATTIISVTLAFAYAYAIARTNVFGKRVFQYIALLPLFAPTMMHGIALTYLFGNQGLITKGMFGLFEGIQIPLYGPVGIVMAEVMYTFPQAFLILLIAFQGSDYRLYEASNMLGASKAKQFLTVTLPSVKYGLISAMFVVFTLSFTDFGAPKIVGGQYNVLATDVYKQVIGQQNMSMGATVGMILLIPAIFAFVVDRITQRKQANLLSSKAVPYRIINNKKRDVISFVYCSVVTFMIILLFVAVGIAASVKVWPYNMSFTLEHFNFSSLTGDGLEAFKNSVIVSAVTAVIGAILTFVFAYAIEKIEQLHFFRKVGYFFSIVPLAIPGLVLGLGYVFFFSQPTIQILGLSVTNPFHSLYGTIAVLVLVNIIHFYSVTFVTATTALKKLDREFELVSQSMSVPFYKTFFRVTVPMCLPAILEMVMYYFVNSMVTVSAVVFLYAADFKLAAVSIVNMDDAGNVAPAAAMSVLIVVTNIVVRVVYEWGTKALRNRTSQWQKR; encoded by the coding sequence ATGGAGATGTTAGAAAACTTTAAGGTGGAAAGTACGAAAAAAAAGATTAAGAGACGTATCGGTAAAGAAGAGTGGATACAAAGACTATTAATTATTGGTATGCTTCTTTCATTTTTTATCATGCTTGTATTGCCTTTATTACAACTGTTTACACAAGCCTTTTATGATAAAGATGGAGCTTTCGTTGGTGTTGCGAATTTCAGTAAATATTTCACAACACCAACGCTAGTTCAATCATTACAAAATACGGTATGGATTTCGGGCGCTACAACAATTATTTCAGTTACACTCGCTTTCGCTTATGCATATGCAATCGCTCGTACGAATGTTTTTGGAAAGCGCGTATTTCAATACATAGCATTATTGCCATTATTTGCACCGACGATGATGCATGGTATTGCGCTTACATATTTATTTGGTAATCAAGGGTTAATAACGAAAGGGATGTTTGGTTTATTTGAAGGAATACAAATACCGTTATATGGACCAGTAGGAATTGTAATGGCTGAAGTTATGTATACATTTCCGCAAGCATTCCTTATTTTATTAATTGCTTTCCAAGGTTCTGATTATCGTTTATATGAAGCTTCTAATATGTTAGGTGCAAGTAAAGCGAAACAGTTTCTTACGGTTACTTTACCTAGTGTGAAATACGGATTAATTAGTGCGATGTTCGTTGTATTTACACTTAGCTTTACTGATTTTGGGGCACCGAAAATTGTTGGAGGACAATATAACGTACTTGCTACTGACGTATATAAGCAAGTAATTGGACAGCAAAATATGTCCATGGGCGCAACTGTCGGAATGATTTTATTAATCCCAGCTATTTTCGCATTTGTAGTTGATCGTATTACGCAAAGAAAACAGGCGAATCTCTTATCTTCAAAAGCAGTACCATACAGAATAATAAATAATAAAAAAAGAGATGTTATTTCATTCGTATATTGTAGCGTAGTTACGTTTATGATCATTCTTTTATTTGTGGCAGTTGGTATTGCTGCAAGTGTGAAAGTATGGCCATATAATATGAGTTTTACACTTGAGCATTTTAATTTTTCAAGTTTGACAGGAGACGGACTTGAAGCATTTAAAAATAGTGTAATTGTCTCAGCCGTTACGGCAGTTATCGGGGCGATTTTAACATTTGTGTTCGCTTATGCGATTGAAAAAATAGAACAGCTACATTTTTTCAGAAAAGTAGGTTACTTTTTTTCTATTGTACCGTTAGCGATTCCTGGATTAGTACTTGGATTAGGATATGTCTTTTTCTTCAGTCAACCAACAATTCAAATTCTAGGACTTTCAGTAACAAATCCGTTTCATTCCTTATATGGCACAATTGCTGTTTTAGTATTAGTAAATATCATTCATTTTTACTCTGTAACGTTTGTTACCGCAACGACTGCTTTAAAGAAACTGGACCGAGAGTTTGAACTTGTTTCACAGTCGATGAGTGTACCATTCTATAAAACTTTCTTTCGAGTAACAGTACCGATGTGTTTACCAGCTATTTTAGAAATGGTTATGTACTATTTCGTAAATTCAATGGTAACTGTATCGGCAGTAGTGTTCTTATACGCGGCTGATTTTAAACTAGCTGCTGTATCAATTGTAAATATGGATGATGCAGGAAATGTAGCACCAGCAGCTGCAATGAGTGTACTTATTGTTGTTACAAATATTGTAGTGAGAGTTGTATATGAATGGGGAACGAAAGCACTTCGTAACCGAACTTCACAATGGCAAAAAAGATAA
- a CDS encoding aspartyl-phosphate phosphatase Spo0E family protein produces MFTVKRKYTLEKLSHDIHMKREEMIHLGLTSGLNSMETIQVSQELDKLIVQYQRYKEKQTPKWFSIIKVPIFQIGYEGKSSNFWRMFVAGFMK; encoded by the coding sequence ATGTTTACTGTAAAAAGGAAGTACACATTAGAAAAGCTTTCGCATGATATTCATATGAAACGTGAAGAAATGATTCATTTAGGATTAACAAGTGGATTAAATAGTATGGAGACAATTCAAGTTAGTCAAGAATTGGACAAGCTTATCGTACAGTATCAGCGTTACAAAGAAAAACAAACACCGAAATGGTTTTCAATTATAAAGGTTCCTATTTTTCAAATTGGGTATGAAGGGAAATCGAGCAATTTTTGGAGAATGTTTGTGGCTGGTTTTATGAAATAA
- the phnW gene encoding 2-aminoethylphosphonate--pyruvate transaminase, whose amino-acid sequence MNENHYLLLTPGPLTTTKTVKEVMLYDWCTWDVEYNTMVQDVRNRLVSLATKEEEKYTTVLMQGSGTFSVEAVIGSVIPRNGKLLVCTNGAYGKRIVQMAEMLHIDVVVSQTEEWEPTNIAEVEQLLQQDKKITHIAVVHCETTTGIINPIVDVCELGKQYGKVTLVDAMSSFGGIEIDIAELQIDFLISSANKCIQGVPGFGFVIANRDELLKCKGQARSLSLDLYDQWETMEEQNGKWRFTSPTHIVRAFYQALLELEEEGGVRARYNRYYNNQKLLVNKMKEIGFKSLVDEKYQSPIITSFIYPEAGFEFKQLYNELKQYGFVIYPGKISKVDTFRIGNIGDVHEEDINRLVDSIAKGVVIG is encoded by the coding sequence ATGAATGAAAATCACTATTTATTATTAACGCCAGGACCATTAACGACAACAAAAACTGTAAAAGAAGTTATGTTATACGATTGGTGTACGTGGGATGTTGAATATAACACGATGGTGCAAGATGTAAGAAATAGGCTTGTATCGTTAGCGACAAAGGAAGAAGAAAAGTACACAACAGTTTTAATGCAGGGAAGCGGTACGTTTTCGGTTGAAGCAGTAATTGGTTCTGTTATTCCTAGAAACGGAAAGCTGCTAGTTTGTACAAATGGTGCGTACGGTAAGCGGATTGTACAAATGGCAGAGATGTTACATATAGATGTGGTGGTCAGTCAAACAGAAGAGTGGGAGCCTACTAATATTGCAGAAGTAGAACAGTTATTGCAACAAGATAAAAAGATTACGCATATAGCAGTTGTTCATTGTGAAACAACGACAGGTATTATTAATCCAATTGTAGATGTATGTGAATTAGGAAAACAATACGGAAAAGTTACACTGGTTGATGCGATGAGTAGTTTCGGTGGTATTGAAATAGATATCGCTGAGTTGCAAATTGACTTTCTAATTAGTAGTGCGAATAAATGTATTCAAGGTGTTCCCGGATTCGGTTTTGTCATCGCAAATCGTGATGAATTATTGAAATGCAAGGGGCAAGCCCGTTCTTTATCATTAGATTTATATGATCAGTGGGAAACGATGGAAGAGCAAAATGGGAAATGGCGCTTTACCTCACCAACCCATATTGTACGTGCCTTCTATCAGGCATTGCTTGAATTAGAAGAAGAAGGCGGGGTAAGAGCCCGTTACAATCGATATTATAACAATCAAAAACTATTAGTGAACAAAATGAAAGAAATAGGCTTTAAGTCATTAGTAGATGAAAAATATCAATCTCCTATTATTACATCTTTCATTTATCCAGAAGCAGGATTTGAATTTAAGCAGCTATATAACGAATTAAAGCAGTATGGATTTGTTATTTATCCAGGTAAAATTTCGAAAGTAGATACGTTCCGCATTGGAAATATCGGTGATGTACATGAAGAAGATATTAATCGCTTAGTTGATAGTATTGCTAAAGGGGTTGTTATAGGGTGA
- a CDS encoding NEAT domain-containing leucine-rich repeat protein, producing MIGDIILKKNYIKALVVATTLAIPFATYSTPALAALKIEENQSVAAASDRTYDTEIKIYKDQKDEPSMVSQYIKNPKVAIEDGKKIVTVTVQDSDYFQYLRIEDRNQPGVFHDVKVLSEDKRKNGTKVVQFEVGDFEKKHNMQMHILIPAIGYNHKYQVQFEIKDPTLGEKETGKPDDDSNSGNTETDTPVDSQNMITDKKLRELVNKKVFNRKDLNTPITKEELLQVNDLFLNTNEILDYSALKYMPNLKSLTVANAKIKDPSFFTNLKQLKHLALRANEIVDVTPLVKMDNLESLDLSNNKITNVAPLTEMKDVTSLYLAGNQIEDVAPLAKMEQLDYLNVANNKISNVAPLSKLKNVTYLSLAGNQIEDITPLYTLPLKDLVLTRNKVKDLSGIDQLNQLQELWIGKNEIKDVTPLSKMTQLKVLNLPNNELKDITPLSSLVNLQKLDLEANYISDLTPVSNLKKLVFLSFVANEIRDVRPVVELSKTAYINVQNQKVFLEETEVNKEVKVPVYEKDGKISTKIRLKSEGGTYSNDAVKWSTPGEKVYEFGVKDPFADTGIFFTGSVIQNVVNEKVAEEVIEFKDVPKGHWSEEAINYLAKEKLFIGYGNGQFGFGDNITRGQVALLIQRYLKLETDLEQKTMFTDTKGNMYEKAIDAVVQAGIMTGYGNDKFRPDGVLTRYEMSVVLQRIFQLKANGNSVESFKDVPSGHWAEGYVKALVDNKVSKGDGKGNFSGDDFVTREQYAQFLYNAITK from the coding sequence ATGATAGGGGATATTATTTTGAAAAAAAATTATATTAAGGCGCTAGTAGTAGCAACAACATTAGCAATTCCATTTGCTACATACTCTACTCCAGCATTAGCAGCACTAAAAATTGAAGAAAACCAGTCAGTAGCAGCGGCTAGTGATCGCACGTATGATACTGAGATTAAAATATATAAGGATCAAAAAGATGAACCATCTATGGTTTCTCAGTACATAAAAAATCCTAAAGTAGCTATTGAAGACGGGAAAAAAATTGTTACTGTAACGGTACAAGATAGTGATTATTTTCAATATCTTAGAATAGAAGATAGAAACCAACCAGGTGTATTTCATGATGTGAAAGTTTTGTCAGAAGATAAGAGGAAAAATGGAACGAAAGTAGTTCAATTTGAAGTTGGCGATTTTGAGAAGAAGCATAATATGCAAATGCATATACTTATTCCGGCTATTGGATATAATCATAAATACCAAGTTCAATTTGAAATTAAAGATCCGACTTTAGGCGAGAAAGAAACAGGGAAACCAGATGATGATTCTAATTCAGGCAATACGGAAACAGATACTCCAGTTGATAGTCAAAACATGATAACAGATAAGAAACTAAGAGAACTTGTTAATAAAAAAGTATTTAATAGAAAAGATTTAAATACACCAATTACGAAAGAAGAGTTATTACAAGTAAATGATTTGTTTTTAAATACGAATGAGATTCTTGATTATAGTGCATTAAAATATATGCCAAATTTAAAATCTTTAACAGTTGCGAATGCGAAGATAAAAGATCCGTCGTTCTTTACGAACTTAAAGCAATTGAAACATTTGGCTTTACGCGCTAATGAAATTGTAGATGTAACACCACTTGTTAAGATGGATAATTTAGAATCTCTTGATTTAAGTAATAATAAAATTACGAACGTTGCACCACTAACGGAAATGAAAGATGTAACAAGTTTATATTTAGCAGGAAATCAAATTGAGGATGTAGCACCATTAGCGAAAATGGAACAATTAGATTACTTGAATGTGGCAAACAATAAAATTTCAAACGTTGCTCCGTTAAGTAAGTTGAAAAATGTAACATACTTATCTTTAGCAGGAAATCAAATTGAAGATATTACACCGCTGTATACGTTACCGTTAAAAGATTTAGTATTAACGCGTAATAAAGTTAAAGATTTATCAGGAATTGATCAATTGAATCAATTACAAGAGTTATGGATTGGGAAAAATGAAATAAAAGATGTTACTCCTCTAAGTAAGATGACACAGTTGAAAGTTTTAAACTTACCTAACAATGAGTTAAAGGATATTACTCCATTATCAAGTCTAGTAAACTTACAAAAACTTGATTTGGAAGCAAATTACATTTCAGACTTAACACCAGTTAGCAATTTGAAAAAGTTAGTATTTCTAAGTTTTGTTGCAAATGAAATCCGTGATGTTCGACCAGTTGTAGAGCTAAGTAAAACAGCTTACATCAATGTTCAAAATCAAAAAGTATTTTTAGAGGAAACAGAAGTAAATAAAGAAGTGAAAGTACCTGTATACGAAAAAGATGGTAAAATCTCTACAAAAATTCGTTTGAAGAGTGAAGGTGGTACGTATAGTAACGATGCAGTGAAGTGGAGTACACCAGGTGAGAAAGTATATGAATTTGGTGTGAAAGATCCATTTGCGGATACAGGAATCTTCTTCACAGGGTCTGTTATTCAAAATGTTGTAAATGAAAAAGTAGCGGAAGAAGTAATTGAATTTAAAGATGTGCCAAAGGGCCATTGGTCAGAAGAAGCAATTAACTATTTAGCGAAAGAAAAGTTATTTATAGGCTATGGAAATGGGCAATTTGGATTTGGTGACAACATTACTCGCGGGCAAGTAGCACTTCTAATACAAAGGTATTTGAAATTAGAAACTGACTTAGAACAAAAAACGATGTTTACAGATACGAAAGGAAATATGTATGAAAAGGCTATTGATGCAGTAGTACAAGCTGGAATTATGACAGGATACGGTAATGATAAGTTCCGTCCAGATGGAGTATTAACTCGTTATGAAATGTCAGTGGTATTACAAAGGATATTCCAGTTAAAGGCAAATGGAAATAGTGTAGAGAGCTTTAAAGATGTACCATCTGGTCATTGGGCGGAAGGATATGTGAAAGCTTTAGTGGATAATAAAGTATCAAAAGGTGACGGCAAAGGGAATTTTTCAGGTGATGATTTCGTAACACGTGAACAATACGCACAATTTTTGTATAACGCAATAACTAAATAA
- a CDS encoding class II aldolase/adducin family protein produces the protein MLFFLKKWNELKDVKAELALRDWFYGTKISLSMCTSKEPLTFLVNVEGRDKGVFSEEDFIVVNCMCEPVFENEEKPAIESFMHADIYKKSSAECILQVQTVDSHLMSELYGKEGEVTFEKRSVERVFGKEGITEMTIPIVEDEKKFADLLESNVPNFIEGGGVVLVHNYGMIVWGKTPEEAKKWLEGIEYLMNYHVKLLMIKGAKSSVI, from the coding sequence ATGTTATTTTTTCTGAAGAAATGGAACGAATTAAAAGATGTGAAAGCAGAATTGGCACTTCGCGATTGGTTTTATGGTACAAAAATTAGTTTATCGATGTGTACGTCAAAAGAGCCATTAACATTTTTAGTGAATGTAGAGGGAAGAGATAAAGGGGTATTTTCTGAAGAAGATTTTATTGTCGTAAATTGCATGTGTGAGCCAGTATTTGAAAACGAAGAAAAACCAGCTATAGAGTCATTTATGCATGCGGATATTTATAAAAAAAGTAGTGCAGAATGTATTTTACAAGTGCAAACTGTAGATAGTCATTTAATGTCAGAGCTATATGGGAAAGAAGGAGAAGTAACATTCGAAAAACGCAGTGTGGAACGTGTTTTTGGAAAAGAAGGTATTACAGAAATGACAATACCAATTGTAGAAGATGAAAAAAAATTCGCTGATTTATTAGAAAGTAATGTTCCGAATTTTATTGAAGGTGGCGGAGTAGTACTTGTTCATAATTACGGAATGATCGTGTGGGGGAAAACCCCAGAAGAAGCGAAAAAATGGTTGGAAGGTATAGAGTATTTAATGAACTATCACGTAAAGCTTTTAATGATAAAAGGGGCAAAGAGCTCTGTTATATAA
- the phnX gene encoding phosphonoacetaldehyde hydrolase yields MKIEAVIFDWAGTTVDYGCFAPLEVFMKIFHKRGVEITAEEARKPMGLLKIDHVRELTEMPRIANEWKRVFGQLPTEADIHEMYKEFEEILFAILPNYATPIDGIREVITSLRKRGIKVGSTTGYTREMMDIVAKEAEIQGYKPDFLVTPNDVPAGRPYPWMCYKNAMELGVYPMNHMIKVGDTVSDMKEGRNAGMWTVGVILGSSELGLTEEEVENMDPLELREKIEVVRNRFVENGAHFTIETMQELENVIEHIEKQELIIL; encoded by the coding sequence ATGAAAATTGAAGCAGTTATTTTTGATTGGGCAGGTACAACAGTTGATTACGGATGTTTTGCACCACTGGAAGTATTCATGAAAATTTTTCATAAACGTGGTGTTGAAATTACAGCAGAAGAAGCACGTAAGCCAATGGGATTATTAAAAATAGATCATGTAAGGGAACTAACAGAAATGCCTCGTATTGCGAATGAGTGGAAGCGTGTTTTCGGACAATTACCAACAGAAGCAGACATTCATGAGATGTATAAAGAATTTGAAGAAATTCTCTTTGCTATTTTGCCAAACTATGCCACGCCAATTGATGGGATAAGAGAAGTAATTACTTCATTACGTAAAAGAGGCATTAAAGTTGGCTCAACAACTGGCTATACGAGAGAAATGATGGACATTGTTGCAAAAGAAGCAGAGATACAAGGGTATAAACCTGATTTTCTTGTGACACCAAATGATGTTCCAGCAGGCCGTCCGTATCCGTGGATGTGCTATAAAAATGCGATGGAATTAGGTGTATACCCAATGAATCATATGATAAAAGTTGGAGACACCGTATCAGATATGAAAGAGGGCAGAAATGCTGGAATGTGGACAGTTGGTGTAATCCTCGGTAGTAGTGAGCTCGGTTTAACGGAAGAGGAAGTTGAGAATATGGATCCGTTAGAGCTTCGTGAAAAAATAGAAGTAGTTCGTAATCGTTTCGTTGAAAATGGGGCTCATTTTACAATTGAAACGATGCAGGAGCTCGAAAACGTAATTGAACATATCGAGAAACAAGAACTTATTATTTTATAA